Proteins encoded in a region of the Malaciobacter mytili LMG 24559 genome:
- the opp1B gene encoding nickel/cobalt ABC transporter permease gives MSFLKQLFLFFIFLIAISLVCFILVNLSPNDPAEVALRVNDVVPTNEAIKQMREELGLDKPLFIRYFDWLKDISKADFGISYITKTSVNEELLKALPTTFYLSLFSLFLIISLGLSFGILCAIFEGSLFDKILRAITFVSMATPSFWLGLLLIWIFALHFNLFPTGGFESFSSIILPSITLAFHNTATFVRLIRNSLIENRETMFIYYAKARGLKKVLILKHQIKNALPTFLVALAMSIPKLLAGTVIVENIFGLPGLGRLCIEAIFNRDYPIIQAYVLFMAVLFIFFNFITDAYIKLTDPRLKEVR, from the coding sequence ATGAGCTTTTTAAAACAACTTTTTCTTTTTTTTATATTTTTAATTGCCATTTCATTAGTTTGTTTTATTTTGGTAAATTTAAGTCCAAATGATCCTGCTGAAGTTGCTTTAAGAGTAAATGATGTAGTACCAACAAATGAAGCAATAAAGCAAATGAGAGAAGAGTTAGGACTAGATAAACCTCTTTTTATTAGATATTTTGATTGGTTAAAAGATATATCAAAAGCAGATTTTGGAATAAGTTATATTACTAAAACTTCTGTAAATGAAGAGCTTCTAAAAGCTCTTCCTACTACTTTTTATTTAAGTTTATTTTCACTTTTTTTAATAATTAGTTTAGGTTTAAGCTTTGGTATCTTATGTGCTATATTTGAAGGAAGTTTATTTGATAAAATCTTAAGAGCAATAACTTTTGTTTCTATGGCAACTCCAAGTTTTTGGTTGGGACTACTACTTATATGGATTTTTGCTTTGCATTTTAATTTATTTCCAACAGGAGGTTTTGAATCATTTAGTAGCATTATCTTGCCCTCTATTACTTTAGCTTTTCATAATACAGCTACTTTTGTTCGATTGATAAGAAATAGTTTAATAGAAAATAGAGAAACTATGTTTATTTACTATGCAAAAGCAAGAGGTTTAAAAAAAGTTCTTATTTTAAAACATCAAATTAAAAATGCTTTACCTACTTTTTTGGTGGCTTTAGCAATGAGTATTCCTAAACTTTTAGCAGGAACAGTAATTGTTGAAAATATTTTTGGGTTACCTGGCTTAGGAAGGCTTTGTATTGAAGCTATTTTTAATAGGGATTACCCAATAATTCAAGCTTATGTACTTTTTATGGCTGTTTTATTTATATTTTTTAACTTTATTACAGATGCATATATAAAACTAACAGATCCAAGATTAAAAGAAGTTAGATGA
- the opp1C gene encoding nickel/cobalt ABC transporter permease translates to MRNFFYKIIKDPISLVCIFIILFIIILGLFAPYFAPHDPLLPNLNEKFAPWSTNYPLGSDHLGRCIASRLIFAIRTTFFLAIFAMFITILLGLVCGLLASFFKRLETPILRLCDLMLSFPSELMMLAIVGILGAGIENIIIANIISKVPWHTRMIYTFCLKYKNENFILYSKVLGTPSYLILKNHLLPLILCDIALLATLNIGGVILSISALSFLGLGIQAPTPEWGMMLNEAKNVMSIAPLQMVAPGLTILIIVVIFNFLGDSIRDTLDPKFYKKERV, encoded by the coding sequence ATGAGAAATTTTTTTTATAAAATAATTAAAGACCCTATCTCTTTAGTATGTATTTTTATAATATTATTTATCATTATTTTGGGACTTTTTGCACCCTATTTTGCACCACATGACCCACTTTTACCAAATTTAAATGAGAAATTTGCACCTTGGAGTACTAATTATCCTTTAGGTAGTGACCATCTGGGAAGATGTATTGCTTCAAGACTCATTTTTGCTATAAGAACAACTTTTTTTCTAGCTATTTTTGCTATGTTTATTACTATATTATTAGGTTTAGTTTGTGGACTTCTAGCAAGCTTTTTTAAAAGATTAGAAACACCTATTTTGAGGCTATGCGACCTAATGCTTTCTTTTCCAAGTGAGCTTATGATGTTAGCTATTGTAGGAATACTAGGAGCAGGAATAGAAAATATTATTATTGCTAATATTATTTCAAAAGTTCCTTGGCATACTCGTATGATTTATACTTTTTGTTTAAAATATAAAAATGAAAATTTTATTTTATATTCAAAAGTTTTGGGAACACCATCTTATTTAATACTAAAAAACCATCTTTTACCTTTAATTTTATGTGATATTGCACTTCTTGCAACACTAAATATAGGTGGAGTAATTTTAAGTATTTCAGCTTTATCTTTTTTAGGGCTTGGTATTCAAGCTCCAACACCGGAATGGGGAATGATGCTAAATGAAGCTAAAAATGTAATGAGTATTGCCCCTTTACAAATGGTAGCTCCAGGTCTTACTATTCTTATAATTGTTGTAATATTTAATTTTTTAGGAGATAGTATAAGAGATACTTTAGACCCTAAATTTTACAAAAAGGAACGAGTATGA
- a CDS encoding glycosyltransferase: MKTIPVSVIISTYKGNKALYLKESLDSLNNQSVIASEIILIIDGPIDSEQMNIIKDFKYAGNFRYYQLEENKGLAYCMNLALTYSTNEIVARMDADDICFFNRFEKEYNKLKGNKNLVCCSWHAEFTTSINNITALKKTPEFDKDIRKSIKIRNIISHPTIMLYKDIFIKNGGYNEKVGMLEDYELHLRLLNNEVNYYCIQEPLVYVRTDENQYSRRGGLKYLINEYKFRYMCYKEKYISLKNLFITIIIYTFLRMFPAKHKHLLYRFVRTNK, translated from the coding sequence TTGAAAACTATACCTGTTAGTGTTATTATATCAACATACAAAGGAAATAAGGCATTATATTTAAAAGAATCATTAGATAGTTTAAATAATCAAAGTGTAATTGCAAGTGAGATTATATTAATTATAGATGGACCAATAGATAGTGAACAGATGAATATAATAAAAGATTTTAAGTATGCTGGAAACTTTCGATATTATCAACTAGAAGAAAATAAAGGATTAGCCTATTGTATGAATTTAGCCTTAACTTATAGTACAAATGAAATAGTAGCTAGGATGGATGCTGATGATATATGTTTTTTTAATAGATTTGAAAAAGAGTATAATAAATTAAAAGGTAATAAGAATTTGGTTTGTTGTTCTTGGCATGCAGAGTTCACAACTAGTATAAATAATATTACAGCTTTAAAAAAAACACCAGAATTTGATAAAGATATTAGGAAATCTATAAAAATTAGAAATATTATATCTCATCCTACTATTATGTTATATAAAGATATTTTTATAAAAAATGGTGGCTATAATGAAAAAGTAGGTATGCTAGAAGATTATGAGTTACATTTAAGATTACTTAACAATGAAGTAAACTATTATTGTATTCAAGAGCCTTTAGTATATGTAAGAACAGATGAAAATCAATACTCAAGACGAGGTGGCCTAAAATACTTAATAAATGAGTATAAATTTAGATATATGTGTTATAAAGAAAAATATATTTCATTGAAAAATCTTTTTATAACTATAATAATATATACCTTTCTTAGGATGTTTCCAGCTAAGCATAAACATCTTCTTTATAGATTTGTTAGAACTAATAAATAA
- a CDS encoding MarR family winged helix-turn-helix transcriptional regulator, which translates to MNFDMNSSLGFILNKTALASKMQFNERIKEFNISPEQWSLIFRVVENEGLTQKMLSDSTYKDQANITRSIDRLEKKGFLLRVSNDEDRRVINIFPTQKSKELVKKVVPISTEYNKFLSKGLTDSEYNLLLELLNKVYLNIQRR; encoded by the coding sequence ATGAACTTTGATATGAATAGTTCTTTAGGTTTTATTTTAAATAAAACAGCATTAGCTTCAAAAATGCAGTTTAATGAAAGAATAAAAGAGTTTAATATTTCACCCGAACAATGGTCTTTAATTTTTCGTGTAGTGGAAAATGAAGGCCTAACACAAAAAATGTTGTCTGATTCTACATATAAAGATCAAGCAAATATTACAAGAAGTATTGATAGGTTGGAAAAAAAAGGTTTTTTATTAAGAGTTTCAAATGATGAAGATAGAAGAGTAATAAATATTTTTCCAACACAAAAATCAAAAGAGTTAGTTAAAAAAGTAGTACCTATTTCTACTGAATATAATAAATTTTTATCAAAAGGTTTAACAGATAGTGAATATAACTTGCTACTTGAATTATTAAATAAAGTATATTTAAATATACAAAGGAGATAA
- a CDS encoding SDR family NAD(P)-dependent oxidoreductase, producing the protein MKLEDKVAFITGANGGLGRAFVKELLNQNVKKIYCAVRDTKSLDEINKLSSKIEVIALDITNKQEVQKVASTVENIDILINNAGVNSGKRVFDETKIDFEVNLFGTLNSCQILGNKVNTLGAIVNISSILALINLPVMGLYCASKSALHSLTQALRVEFNKKQVEVYEVLPGPIDTNMTKGQDLPKTQPSDIVNEVINALENSQYEIYPDGFSKMVKERLISDKELLEKEFAQSINY; encoded by the coding sequence ATGAAATTAGAAGATAAAGTTGCCTTTATTACTGGTGCAAATGGTGGTTTAGGAAGAGCATTTGTAAAAGAGTTATTAAATCAAAATGTAAAAAAAATATATTGTGCTGTAAGAGATACAAAAAGCTTAGATGAGATAAATAAGCTTTCTTCAAAAATAGAAGTAATTGCTTTGGATATTACAAATAAACAAGAAGTTCAAAAAGTAGCTTCAACAGTTGAAAATATAGATATTTTAATAAATAATGCAGGAGTAAATAGTGGTAAAAGAGTCTTTGATGAGACTAAAATAGATTTTGAAGTAAATTTATTTGGTACTTTAAACTCTTGCCAAATTTTAGGTAATAAAGTAAATACTTTAGGAGCAATTGTAAATATTAGTTCAATTTTAGCTTTAATAAACTTACCTGTGATGGGACTTTATTGTGCTTCAAAAAGTGCTTTACATTCACTTACACAAGCCCTAAGAGTAGAATTTAATAAAAAACAAGTTGAGGTATATGAAGTTTTACCTGGGCCTATTGATACAAATATGACAAAAGGACAAGATTTACCTAAAACACAACCAAGTGATATTGTAAATGAAGTAATAAACGCCCTTGAAAATTCTCAATATGAAATATATCCTGATGGTTTTTCTAAAATGGTAAAAGAGAGATTAATTAGTGATAAAGAGCTATTAGAAAAAGAGTTTGCTCAATCAATAAATTATTAA
- a CDS encoding ATP-binding cassette domain-containing protein: protein MSFLVIKNLNITNKKLLLLENINFELKKGEVLGIIGESGSGKSLLCKTILNLTPSNLNAKGNILLEKQEILNSSCNIRGKKIAVILQEAINAFDPMYKIGAQILESLEEKNKKKAKEIALSWLEKMDIKDSKKVFESYPNELSGGQLQRVMIAIALAQDTPLIIADEPTSSLDVITQRKLLEIFKNLKNKTLIFISHDLALVSKLANKILVIKKGKSIEYNQCETIFNNPQSEYTKHLIKTRKELSQRFLSCLK, encoded by the coding sequence ATGAGTTTTTTAGTAATAAAAAATCTAAATATCACAAATAAAAAACTCTTATTATTAGAAAATATAAATTTCGAATTAAAAAAAGGAGAAGTTTTAGGAATAATAGGAGAAAGTGGAAGTGGAAAATCTTTACTTTGTAAAACTATTTTAAATTTAACACCTTCAAATTTAAATGCAAAAGGAAATATTCTTCTAGAAAAGCAAGAGATTTTAAATAGCTCTTGCAATATAAGAGGTAAAAAAATAGCTGTTATATTACAAGAAGCAATAAATGCCTTTGATCCTATGTATAAAATAGGTGCACAAATATTAGAAAGCCTAGAAGAAAAAAATAAAAAAAAAGCTAAAGAAATTGCTCTTAGTTGGTTAGAAAAAATGGATATAAAAGATAGTAAAAAAGTATTTGAAAGTTATCCAAATGAGTTAAGTGGAGGACAATTGCAAAGAGTAATGATAGCCATAGCTTTGGCACAAGACACTCCTTTAATAATTGCAGATGAACCCACTTCTTCTTTAGATGTAATTACGCAAAGAAAACTCCTTGAAATCTTTAAAAATCTAAAAAATAAAACTCTTATTTTTATTTCACATGATTTAGCTTTAGTTTCAAAACTTGCAAATAAAATTTTAGTAATAAAGAAAGGAAAAAGTATAGAATACAATCAATGTGAGACTATTTTCAATAATCCCCAAAGCGAATACACAAAACATCTAATAAAAACAAGAAAAGAACTTTCACAAAGGTTTTTATCATGCTTAAAATAA
- a CDS encoding O-antigen ligase family protein — protein sequence MSISMLNKKYNILLLFFMFSSIFIQIPIIVLANGISSIKSYHIVIPILFLIILIRLKIVFFKNDVFLFFLFSLMSAIINGFIFGFNMLAAQALFCILTYYMAINIAYYIKLTDYYKILKIITIVFVLAVIIKSFYYYEALSMVYDTRQATLSIPFWLVGGGHNLEVTYIAFLAIFFIKRKAIFYILLTIVAFFSIIYLSRIGMIEAVMLLFFRLTLNMSKKKIFIVICCIFLVFLLLILNINFENSSLLDRFINISKELQNTKEGRGMLWFAAFELLQSNLNGYGIGNSILMAEDILNRNFIENNFHNLYLQYLLDLGILPLLVYLYLILKRAISSKIKEFKIFFILFIMISFVQFTGYDVVFWFFLGLHDAINRKLYLQKNQKEVLT from the coding sequence ATGAGTATATCCATGTTAAATAAAAAATATAATATTCTTCTTCTTTTTTTTATGTTTTCAAGTATATTTATACAAATTCCTATAATTGTATTAGCAAATGGTATTTCTAGTATAAAGTCATATCATATTGTTATACCTATTTTATTTTTAATTATTTTAATTAGATTAAAAATAGTATTTTTTAAAAATGATGTTTTTTTATTTTTTTTATTTTCTTTAATGTCAGCTATTATCAATGGTTTTATCTTTGGTTTTAATATGCTAGCTGCTCAAGCTTTATTTTGTATATTGACATATTATATGGCTATAAATATAGCCTATTATATAAAATTAACTGATTATTATAAAATTTTAAAAATTATTACAATAGTTTTTGTTTTAGCTGTTATTATAAAAAGTTTTTATTATTATGAAGCTTTATCTATGGTATATGATACTAGGCAAGCTACACTTTCTATTCCCTTTTGGTTAGTTGGAGGGGGACATAATTTAGAAGTAACATATATTGCTTTTTTAGCAATATTTTTTATAAAAAGAAAAGCTATATTTTATATATTACTTACTATTGTTGCATTTTTTTCTATAATATATTTATCAAGAATTGGTATGATAGAAGCAGTTATGCTACTATTTTTTAGATTAACTCTTAATATGTCTAAAAAAAAGATATTTATAGTTATTTGTTGTATTTTTCTTGTTTTTTTACTTTTAATACTTAATATTAATTTTGAAAATTCAAGCTTATTAGATAGATTTATTAATATATCTAAGGAATTACAAAATACAAAAGAAGGTAGAGGAATGTTATGGTTTGCTGCTTTTGAATTATTACAATCTAATTTAAATGGATATGGAATTGGTAATTCTATTTTAATGGCAGAAGATATTCTAAATAGAAATTTTATAGAAAATAACTTTCATAATTTATATTTACAATACCTTTTGGATTTAGGTATATTACCACTTTTAGTCTATTTATACCTAATATTAAAAAGAGCTATTTCTTCTAAAATAAAAGAATTTAAAATATTTTTTATACTATTTATTATGATATCTTTTGTTCAATTTACAGGTTATGATGTAGTCTTTTGGTTTTTCTTAGGATTACATGATGCAATAAATAGAAAACTTTATTTACAAAAAAACCAAAAGGAGGTTTTAACTTGA
- the nikA gene encoding nickel ABC transporter substrate-binding protein — MKKSIFFINIIVLIISILFFSGCTNQDIKKDELVYASTKDIRNINPHLYSGEMAAQNMVFEPLVLNTNKGIQPWLAKEWQISNNGKTYTFYLREDVLFSNGEVFNAQVVKENIDAILRNKTRHAWLELINVIDSTEVIDTFTFKLNLKNAYYPTLTELSMTRPFRFLAPQCFINNETKNSISCYVGTGPWVLKEHKKNAFARFERNLKYWNEKTKISSVKWRVMPDHQAILLALQKGEIDLIFGADGDMIDINAFSMLEKQNKFATKLSNPIASRAILLNTNKEFTKDLKIREALQYAIDKQAIVSGILNNTETVATRLFSTSIPYCNINLENKEFNITKAKEILKNIGWQLNEKTNFLQKDGKTLSLKLYYNISNAQEKMISEYIQSNLKTLGVDLKIIGEEKQAFLNRQKSGDFDLQYSLSWGLPYDPQSFVSSWRLPTHGDYQAQYGLEKKAWLDKEIKAILIEENKQVRQKKYKEILEYIHNQSVYIPLSYSRTKAVHKTTLEGVTFNPSQYEIAFEKMYFKK; from the coding sequence ATGAAAAAAAGTATATTTTTTATAAATATCATAGTTTTAATAATATCTATTTTATTTTTTAGTGGTTGTACAAATCAAGATATAAAAAAAGATGAATTAGTATATGCAAGTACTAAAGATATAAGAAATATAAACCCTCACTTATATAGTGGAGAAATGGCAGCACAAAATATGGTATTTGAACCTTTAGTTTTAAATACAAATAAAGGAATACAGCCTTGGTTGGCAAAAGAGTGGCAAATAAGCAATAATGGTAAAACTTACACTTTTTATCTAAGAGAAGATGTACTTTTTAGTAATGGAGAAGTTTTTAATGCACAAGTAGTTAAAGAAAATATTGATGCAATTTTAAGAAATAAAACTAGACATGCTTGGTTAGAACTTATAAATGTTATAGACTCAACAGAAGTTATAGATACTTTTACTTTTAAATTAAATCTTAAAAATGCTTATTATCCAACTTTAACAGAACTTTCTATGACTAGACCTTTTAGATTTCTTGCACCTCAATGTTTTATAAATAATGAAACAAAAAACTCTATTTCTTGCTATGTGGGAACAGGACCTTGGGTACTTAAAGAACATAAGAAAAATGCTTTTGCAAGATTTGAAAGAAATCTAAAATATTGGAATGAGAAAACTAAAATTTCATCAGTTAAATGGAGAGTTATGCCCGACCATCAAGCAATATTACTAGCCCTTCAAAAAGGAGAAATAGACCTAATTTTTGGTGCTGATGGAGATATGATAGATATAAATGCTTTTTCAATGCTTGAAAAGCAAAATAAATTTGCTACAAAATTAAGTAATCCAATAGCTTCAAGGGCAATATTATTAAATACAAATAAAGAGTTTACAAAAGATTTAAAAATTCGAGAAGCACTTCAATATGCAATAGATAAGCAAGCTATTGTATCAGGTATTTTAAATAATACAGAAACTGTTGCAACTAGACTTTTTTCTACTTCTATTCCATATTGTAATATAAACTTAGAAAATAAAGAATTTAATATAACTAAAGCAAAAGAGATATTAAAGAATATCGGTTGGCAATTAAATGAAAAAACAAATTTTTTACAAAAAGATGGAAAAACACTAAGTTTAAAACTTTATTATAATATAAGCAATGCACAAGAAAAAATGATTAGTGAATATATACAAAGTAATTTAAAAACTCTTGGGGTTGATTTAAAAATAATTGGAGAAGAGAAACAAGCTTTTTTAAATAGACAAAAAAGTGGTGATTTTGATTTACAATATTCTTTATCTTGGGGATTACCTTATGACCCACAATCTTTTGTTTCATCATGGAGGCTTCCAACACATGGAGACTATCAAGCACAATATGGTTTAGAAAAAAAAGCTTGGTTAGATAAAGAAATAAAAGCTATTTTAATAGAAGAAAATAAACAAGTAAGACAAAAAAAATATAAAGAAATTTTAGAGTATATTCATAATCAAAGTGTATATATTCCTTTAAGTTACTCAAGAACAAAAGCAGTACATAAAACTACATTAGAAGGTGTAACATTTAATCCTTCTCAATATGAAATAGCTTTTGAAAAAATGTATTTTAAAAAGTAG
- a CDS encoding GNAT family N-acetyltransferase, whose protein sequence is MIENITFKQVDKALTLKAKTFIMQECYSNYSTRITTKQYKVLALKLDKLIKDKNNAFFVALNEKDEIVGSISISAYDNRIEVLKKYYKNENLAEIGRCYILKKYRRYKIASKLFNLATLFALKKNYQKLYLHTHYFLDGGFSFWKKMGFEITYEEKGIWETIHMQKLIPAQSYEYKNLSTSYMEY, encoded by the coding sequence ATGATAGAAAATATAACTTTTAAACAAGTTGATAAGGCTTTAACATTAAAAGCAAAAACTTTTATTATGCAAGAGTGCTATAGTAATTATTCTACCCGTATTACAACTAAACAATATAAAGTTTTAGCTTTAAAACTAGATAAACTGATAAAAGATAAAAATAATGCTTTTTTTGTAGCATTAAATGAAAAAGATGAAATAGTTGGTTCCATTAGTATATCTGCATATGATAATAGAATAGAAGTTTTAAAAAAGTATTATAAAAATGAAAATCTTGCAGAAATTGGAAGATGTTATATTTTAAAAAAATATAGAAGATACAAAATTGCTTCAAAACTTTTTAATTTAGCAACTCTATTTGCTTTAAAAAAGAACTACCAAAAGCTTTATTTACATACTCATTATTTTTTAGATGGAGGTTTTAGTTTTTGGAAAAAGATGGGATTTGAAATCACTTATGAAGAAAAAGGTATTTGGGAAACTATACATATGCAAAAACTTATACCGGCTCAATCTTATGAATATAAAAATCTTAGTACAAGTTATATGGAGTATTAA
- a CDS encoding ABC transporter ATP-binding protein, which yields MLKITNLSKNYKQKEVLKNINLEVKKGIALALVGESGSGKSTLGRLILALEEASFGEIYIENKKLKSWLKENKSAISIVFQDYRSSINPNFKIIEALQEPYWQKKQQITLKQIEELLTQVELPSWVLNSYIHELSGGQVQRVCIARALLSNPQILILDEALNALDIYTQTQIIKLLKKLQKEKNLTYFFITHDLESASALCEEIAVLYKGNIVETLNINNLKNAKHFYTKALIQAVIHI from the coding sequence ATGCTTAAAATAACTAATCTTTCTAAAAATTATAAGCAAAAAGAGGTTTTGAAAAATATTAATTTGGAAGTAAAAAAAGGTATAGCATTAGCACTTGTAGGAGAAAGTGGTAGTGGGAAAAGTACTTTAGGTAGGCTTATTTTGGCCCTTGAAGAAGCTAGTTTTGGAGAAATTTATATAGAAAATAAAAAACTAAAAAGTTGGCTAAAAGAGAATAAAAGTGCAATTAGTATAGTTTTTCAAGACTATAGAAGCTCAATAAATCCTAACTTTAAAATAATAGAAGCTTTACAAGAGCCTTATTGGCAAAAAAAACAGCAAATAACTTTAAAACAAATAGAAGAACTTTTAACACAAGTCGAGCTACCTAGTTGGGTACTTAACTCCTATATACATGAATTAAGTGGAGGTCAAGTGCAAAGAGTATGTATAGCAAGAGCTTTACTTTCAAACCCTCAAATCTTGATTTTAGATGAAGCATTAAATGCTTTAGATATTTATACTCAAACTCAAATTATAAAACTTCTTAAAAAATTACAAAAAGAAAAAAATCTTACATACTTTTTTATTACCCATGATTTAGAGAGTGCAAGTGCTTTATGTGAAGAAATTGCAGTTTTATATAAAGGAAATATTGTTGAGACTTTAAATATAAATAATCTTAAAAATGCAAAACATTTTTATACAAAAGCTTTGATACAAGCTGTTATTCACATATAA